A genomic window from Aquila chrysaetos chrysaetos chromosome 9, bAquChr1.4, whole genome shotgun sequence includes:
- the LOC115345892 gene encoding uncharacterized protein LOC115345892 yields MNRGKRSSSQGPSSDVLGRFCFPVWKESTQPSSGKEQLPPAGSCKPYSRDVVRICSDADLSAVDLCPAGRGSEDTAPRREPGSCPKSVWPRGFFTLLKLSTETGLLEQSQRENPPSATWPLFCLPGSFAVTCDTAGNVAQTWGGDTSDYVLSAPVPPADPSLDRLTSSHTHIQPLTSAVSQKQRRKTLVGCDSPFIVNSRRHTRTAIDGAREPRPAQCKPTRAQ; encoded by the exons ATGAACAG gggaaagagaagcagctccCAGGGGCCTTCCTCTGACGTCTTAGGAAGATTCTGTTTTCCCGTCTGGAAGGAAAG CACGCAGCCATCGTCGGGCAAGGAGCAGCTCCCTCCAGCTGGATCGTGCAAGCCATACTCGAGGGATGTGGTGAGGATTTGCAGTGACGCGGATCTCTCCGCTGTGGACCTGTGTCCCGCTGGGAGGGGAAGTGAGGACACAGCACCAAGGAGAGAACCTGGCTCATGTCCCAAGTCAGTGTGGCCCAGGGGCTTCTTCACTCTGCTGAAACTCTCCACAGAGACAGGGTTGCTGGAGCAATCCCAGAGGG AAAACCCTCCCAGTGCCACCTGGCCGCTTTTCTGTCTCCCAGGAAGTTTTGCAGTAACCTGTGACACAGCTGGGAATGTGGCTCAGACATGGGGAGGTGACACATCTGACTATGTGCTGTCTGCTCCCGTCCCCCCTGCTGACCCCAGCCTCGACAGACTCACATCCAGCCATACACACATCCAGCCACTCACATCAGCAGTGAGtcagaaacaaagaagaaaaaccctcGTGGGCTGCGATTCGCCCTTTATTGTGAACTCCAGACGTCATACGCGCACGGCTATAGATGGAGCTCGGGAGCCCAGGCCAGCCCAGTGCAAGCCCACGAGAGCtcagtga